A stretch of Colletotrichum lupini chromosome 2, complete sequence DNA encodes these proteins:
- a CDS encoding tRNA pseudouridine synthase A: MATDDAPQPAGGAPARQPADLPTGDKPSISSESRADGSAQPGAAVEKSQEGRRGDRRDDNRRGGKSRGPKRKHDVGRSAWSREATDKRGRNAEYQEFKRRKVDKDGNPETTENPFTAEEIAAEGRKPKRKVAVMVGYSGTGYKGMQINNEEKTIEGDLFKAFVAAGAISKANADDHKKSSLVRCARTDKGVHAAGNVISLKLIIEDEDIVEKINAALPDQIRVWGIQRTNNSFSCYQTCDSRWYEYLMPTYCLLPPHPDSWLWKQLVEAAKEKGYYEEFSKKLADVEGYWRKVDEEDIKPILDKLDPETMAKVMERIHADEDATAQADEAKSAPETKTEETPAEPATIEENKAHAEVPEGSVKPRNRDLTPLDFALRDIKAAYIAAKRRYRVTPERLAQLQEALNMYCGTINFHNYTVQKSFKDPSAKRHIKSFKVNMQPIQIRDTEWVSTKVHGQSFMMHQIRKMVGMASLVVRCATPLERIKESYGPTRIAIPKAPGLGLLLERPVFDAYNKRAADNFGKETIDFTKYDEKLQAFKDKQIYQRIFEVEEQENTFHIFFQQVDNFKSDYFLWLTAGGIEAGGVRTGKEEKGSKTLESALGDEDENPVNGDG, encoded by the exons ATGGCGACCGACGATGCTCCTCAACCGGCCGGCGGTGCTCCCGCGAGGCAACCTGCCGACCTCCCGACTGGCGACAAGCCGTCAATTTCATCAGAGTCCCGCGCAGATGGCTCAGCCCAGCCCGGTGCTGCAGTGGAAAAATCACAGGAGGGCCGACGCGGCGACAGGCGCGACGACAACAGGCGAGGCGGCAAGTCGCGCGGACCGAAGCGGAAGCACGACGTCGGCCGGTCGGCGTGGAG CCGTGAGGCCACCGACAAGCGCGGACGCAATGCCGAGTACCAAGAATTCAAGCGCAGAAAGGTAGACAAGGACGGCAACCCTGAGACCACCGAAAACCCTTTCACCGCCGAAGAGATCGCCGCCGAGGGTCGCAAGCCGAAGCGAAAGGTGGCCGTCATGGTCGGATACTCAGGCACGGGCTACAAGGGCATGCAGATTAACAATGAGGAAAAGACAATCGAGGGAGACTTGTTCAAAGCCTTTGTTGCTGCTGGAGCCATCTCAAAGGCCAATGCCGATGACCACAAGAAGTCGAGTCTCGTCCGATGCGCGAGAACCGACAAAGGCGTCCACGCTGCTGGCAACGTCATCAGCTTGAAGCTCATTATCGAAGACGAGGACATTGTCGAGAAAATCAACGCTGCTCTCCCCGACCAGATCCGTGTCTGGGGTATCCAGCGTACCAACAACTCCTTCAGCTGCTACCAAACCTGCGACTCGAGATGGTACGAGTACCTCATGCCGACATACTGCCTACTGCCCCCTCATCCCGACAGCTGGCTGTGGAAGCAGCTGGTTGAGGCCGCGAAGGAGAAGGGCTACTACGAGGAGTTCTCAAAGAAGCTGGCCGATGTCGAGGGATACTGGAGAAAGGTTGACGAGGAGGACATCAAGCCGATCCTCGACAAGCTCGATCCCGAGACCATGGCCAAGGTGATGGAGCGAATCCACGCCGACGAGGATGCGACCGCACAGGCAGACGAGGCCAAGTCCGCCCCCGAGACGAAGACTGAGGAGACACCAGCCGAGCCCGCCACCATCGAGGAGAACAAGGCCCACGCAGAGGTCCCCGAAGGAAGCGTCAAGCCCAGAAACCGCGACCTCACCCCCCTTGACTTTGCCCTGCGCGACATCAAGGCCGCTTACATTGCAGCCAAGAGACGTTACCGTGTTACCCCCGAGCGCCTCGCTCAGCTTCAGGAGGCCCTCAACATGTACTGCGGCACAATCAACTTCCACAACTACACCGTCCAGAAGAGCTTCAAGGACCCGTCAGCCAAGCGCCACATCAAGTCCTTCAAGGTCAACATGCAGCCGATTCAGATTCGCGACACCGAGTGGGTCTCCACCAAGGTCCACGGACAAAGTTTCATGATGCACCAGATCCGCAAGATGGTCGGCATGGCTTCCCTCGTCGTCCGTTGCGCCACCCCACTGGAGCGCATCAAGGAGAGTTACGGTCCCACGAGGATCGCGATTCCCAAGGCTCCTGGTCTGGGTCTTCTTTTGGAGCGACCCGTGTTCGATGCCTACAACAAGCGGGCGGCAGATAACTTTGGCAAGGAGACGATCGACTTTACGAAGTATGATGAGAAATTGCAGGCCTTCAAGGATAAGCAGATCTACCAGCGCATCTTTGAGGTTGAAGAGCAGGAGAACAC CTTCCACATCTTCTTCCAGCAGGTAGATAACTTCAAGTCCGACTATTTCCTGTGGCTCACGGCTGGCGGCATCGAGGCTGGTGGGGTTCGAACCGGAAAGGAAGAGAAGGGAAGCAAGACCCTCGAGTCGGCGCTTGGTGACGAAGACGAGAACCCTGTCAACGGTGACGGTTAA